The region GCTTGGATCGAGATAGATTGCACCCGTTAGCACCCAATAAAATGAAGGGCGAATATCGTAGCTAATGACAATAGCGGTCACAGATCGCAAGAGATTAGCAAAGTCGCTATTGGGATCCATTGTTGCGATAAAGGTAGCAAAGTTGTCGCCCATCCACTGATGAGAGACGAGTACTCTGTCCAGAATCATGTCGTTATTAAGCGTCTCAGCCACTTGGCCTAATAATGGCAATTTAGCCAGAGTACAAGGTGAGGCTAATTGATTAGAATAGACACATGTCTGGATCGCCTTTGCATATGGCGACGTTTCTCTATAGGCAAAGGTTTTTGCTATTGGTTGATCAAAATATTGCGAGGTTATCTCAACCTCATTAGTGATTAATGCTAAGACTTCTCCTGATATTTCTTTGCCTGATAGCGTGCCTGTTGCACGTAATATCGAGATAGAATCAGTAGCAACATTGGGGGCAATAAATTGAGGGCGTTTAATGTTGGTGGTATCTAGCGTCAGTTCTGGGCCAGAAGAAATACACCAAGTGATGTTTGATGGGAATCTATCCTTGTTAGAACCCATAGGATCAATACGAAAACTGACATTATTCCCCTCAACGACTTGATGGGCACTGCGAATATTGAGATGGGGGAATGTCGCATCATAAGCCGTTAGTTCAATGGTTTCAGTGTGGTTTAGATCACTTGACTTGATGTTGACTGAGAAAGCATAGTTGCCAGCCTCTGCTAATTGGAATGCCAGCACAGGGCTTTTCACGGATGCTAATATTATAGGTGAGCCACTGAGCTGTTGCCAAGTGAAAGTCAGCTCTGTGCTGTCTCTATTATTGAGTTGTGCAATGATTGCACCCGTTTTATAAGCAATGTAGTTCTGCTCTGTAACAAATTCAACACTGGATGCGGTCGTTATGATGTTAAGTTCAGTGCTCTGCTCACAACGTAACAGACTAGGGGGCGAGGGAGTAAAAATGGGACTTTTGGCACCAGAGCCGCCGCCACCACAAGCAGATAAGGCTAAAACACTGACCATGACTAAGGGCTTATATTTTGTCATAGACACATACTCCCAAGTGAGTTAATTTTATAATCAACTAAAATGTAACACATTTAAATGAAATGTTATCAGTTTAAGTTGATATTTGTGTGTGTTGAATTTGAAGTAAAGATGAAATGTTTGAATTGCCTGAGCCTAAACCCTATACCACCGATTATCAGCTATTTATTATTGTCTTTATTTGATTTGTGCACCCAGTTGCTTTTGTAAAAAGTAACTGGTGTGTCCTTCTGGCATATTCGCTAGTTCACCAAAAATTTCATAACCTGCTTTAATATAAAAGCCTAACGCCTGAAATGTCGTTGTTTCTAAGCGAATGTTAGTGGTTTTTTTGCGTAAAGAATAGTGTTCCATTTCTGATAAAAGTCTACGTCCCCAACCACTATTACGGATGCTTTCATCAATCCAGAGACCTTGAATATGCATCCAGTTCCAATTTATTTCTCCGAGAATACCCCCCACAATTTTACCAGAGTCATCTTTTACAAAGGACGACACTTTCTCTTTGTACACCGCTCCAGTAAAAGATTCGTTAAATGTTGTAAGACCTGTTTTTAAAGCTTCGAAATCACCATCTTGCGGCGGTAAAGGTGTCGTTAATTCCATAGTATACAACGAACTCCGTGTTGGCATAAACTCATGAGGTGACTTCCTACTATACATAAGATCTGCAGTAAGAACACCGTTACTCTTTTCTATAAGAGAATAACATACTGTTATTAAACGTTAACAACAGACAAGGGCTGAACCGCGAAAATAAGCCTGCTATTAAAGAGTGCGAGCAGATGAGGCATAGGCTAGAAAAAAATATGCCTGTCCTATCTTTCTATTAAAATTAACTACTGACAAGGGCGGATCCGTGAGAATGAGCTTAACACTCCTTGCTTTTATGAATTAATAGTTACAAAACATAGAGCGCTCTCTAGAATATAGGTATGTTATTGATTAACAATGGCTGGCTATGATTTTTGCCTCTGTTAATTCGATCACATTGTTGCTTTGATCACGTCTACCAACTCAAAATGCAATGTCACCAATTCAAAATCATCGTGTAAATCATAATCTGGCATACATTTAATATGGCAGTCTCTAAACTCCTGTGCGCTATCAAACGTTTCGCCCAGCCAAACTTCCTCTGGAATAGCACCAAATTTGATATTGTAAACTTTAGTTGCTTTGATGATGCAGCGCAGATTTTCTTTGCCATCGTATACTTCAATTATATCGCCAGCAACATAACCACCATCACCATATTCACCATAAGGTTTGTGATAATCTTCTACCGTCTCAGCTGTCACTGTTTTACTGCCATCCATCACCGTGCGGACGAGGCTATCATCATTTTCATCAGCGCCCCAAAACGTAAGCCTTTTTCTTCTATTCATGTTCATGGTTTATCCTAAGTTTAAGTGAAAATTATATAAGTAGTGGACAAGTTATATTGACTACAGTAGTGTTATCTGCATTAAAAAAGTTGTAGCCTACTCCTCTGCGTCTCGGGAGAAGCATAAAGGATTTCATCATATGTTAGATTGCACAACGGGCGCTATATGAAGACATAATCTTTCCATCGGCCTTTACCATCCATACTGATTTTAATGTCATGCTTCAACAAAATATCCGTGAACTAAAAAATTGCCACCTCGATAATAATTAAAAAAGAAGGTTTCCTAAAGCCCTAAAGAAGCAATAAATTATTATTTATTTTATATCGACATAGCTATCGCACGTCAAATAGATAAACTATCAAATAAAAAACTAAAAGAATTAACACAAAAAAATATCAAGAGCACCTCTAACAATTTGAATCGTATTCCGTATTCCAAAAAATAATATTAAGCTAAATTTTATTTAAAAAAATATATACAGAAAAGGTTAAAAATTAAATATTACAATATTTATGCTGTATTTGGTTGACTTCAGAATTGATATTGCGAAAGCTGGCACTGGTGCATAATTAGTAACATCCATCTTACAACCTCTTTAAATATCCATATAAAAATTTATCGGCTTAAAAAATATAGCATTGCATTATGCTTTCAGCTCTAATAATACAGATAGTAATAAAAAAAATCAACAAAAAAACCAACAAAAACCACACCCCGCAACATTAACCAACACAAAACACCATGTTAGATAAAGTTAAGTGCTTAACCAACACAAAACACCATATTAGATAAAGTTAAGTGCTTAACCAATACAAAACACCATATTAGATAAAGTTAAGTGCTTAACTAAAAGTTATCAAATATTTAGACTGATAATTATTCAGTATGTCTTTTACACTATTTTTTAGCGTCTCAAACGTGATAAAAGCATGGCAAGATAGCCATTCATATTTGATCTTTTTCCAGAGTATTTCAATGATATTGAGTTCGGGTGAATAAGCAGGTAAATATATAATGACAAGTCCTTTTAGTAACCATTCATAGCACTTTTCTTTAAAACGCTTAGCGCGATGAAATGAAGTATTATCAAGGTCATACGTTGAACCTTAAGCATTAAAGTGAGCATAAATATCGCTTAAACTATTGTTATATTTTGACTTTCTCTGTTTAGTTGACAGGGCATTTTTTTGAAGGTAAATATAGGCCCACTCAAGCCGCTCTTTGAATGCTAAATATTCTCTGTCAGCAATCGCTTGTATTAAAGGAATAAACCAAATATCTGCGTTCATAACCAAAAATCAATAGACATATATGGACGCTCCCGGTTAGTCAAGGTAATACTCATCTAACCAAGGTATTTTTGACCTTAGTTTCTTTGTTAACTATTAACTCTCGTTACGTGTTTATTGACTGACTCTTTTCGCTTTAAGCGATAGTGCTGACATATATACGGGCTTAACACGTTCTCTTTTTAGAGAAAATGCGCCCCTGATGAATTCCGTACCTACACACCCAAAAATAAAATACACCCAGTCGGGTTATTTACCCTTGTCTCTAACGGGTTTATGCAGGATGAACTGAGTCTTTTGTCATCAATTTAACCACTTCCCTAAGAGGTGACTATCAAGCGCTCACTACACCCAGTCGGGCTCAGTATCGGCTCTTGTCTTGAACGAGCTTTGCTTGATAGTCGATACCATTAACATTATCAGACGCATGATATTATCTCTGCCGTTTGGCCGCTTTGTGCTTGATAACGTGTTTGTTTTTTTAATAATATCCACATCAGCCTTGCCAGTTTATGTGCCGTCGCTACTGCGGTCTTATTAAAGCCTATTCGCGCTTTTAATTGGGTTATCCATTGGTTGAGTGCATCATCTTTTTTGTGTGCATGACTAACAACGGTTCTCGCACCGTGGATGAGTTGTTTTCTTAAATAGCTGTCACCACGCTTAGTAATACCATAAAGCTGGCTTTTATTTCCTGAGGCATATTGCCTCGGTGTTAGTCCAAGCCAGACAGCGAGTTCTTTAGGGGTATTAAAAGCCTGGCCTTTGTCGATACAAGCTTCAAAAGCGGAGGCTATTACATGACCAATACCCGGTATGCTGAGCAGTATCTGTCCTGTTTCGGTTTGCTCTACTTTCTGTTTTATCAACTTATTGAGGTCTTTGAGTTGCTTAGTTATTTGCAAGTATTCATCATAAACTTGGTTGAGGAGATATCTGAGTAAAGGTCTCTGCTCACTGTCATTGATGATATCCCAGATGTTTTGTTCAAAAGCGGTAAAGCCTTGTGGAAAAACAAAGCCAAAATCAACCA is a window of Shewanella sp. VB17 DNA encoding:
- a CDS encoding GNAT family N-acetyltransferase encodes the protein MELTTPLPPQDGDFEALKTGLTTFNESFTGAVYKEKVSSFVKDDSGKIVGGILGEINWNWMHIQGLWIDESIRNSGWGRRLLSEMEHYSLRKKTTNIRLETTTFQALGFYIKAGYEIFGELANMPEGHTSYFLQKQLGAQIK
- a CDS encoding ASCH domain-containing protein, with product MNMNRRKRLTFWGADENDDSLVRTVMDGSKTVTAETVEDYHKPYGEYGDGGYVAGDIIEVYDGKENLRCIIKATKVYNIKFGAIPEEVWLGETFDSAQEFRDCHIKCMPDYDLHDDFELVTLHFELVDVIKATM
- a CDS encoding IS110 family transposase; protein product: MKVTTIAIDLAKNVSQVLGMTADAKKVYNKRLNRNQLKELLCNTPACTVVMEACYSSHYWGRVGLQFGHNVKLIPAQHVTPFVRGNKNDSNDALAIFEASSRPNIRFVPIKSEAQQEVLMMHRIRDRLIKQRIACTNQIRGLLVDFGFVFPQGFTAFEQNIWDIINDSEQRPLLRYLLNQVYDEYLQITKQLKDLNKLIKQKVEQTETGQILLSIPGIGHVIASAFEACIDKGQAFNTPKELAVWLGLTPRQYASGNKSQLYGITKRGDSYLRKQLIHGARTVVSHAHKKDDALNQWITQLKARIGFNKTAVATAHKLARLMWILLKKQTRYQAQSGQTAEIISCV